The following coding sequences lie in one Flagellimonas eckloniae genomic window:
- a CDS encoding endonuclease III domain-containing protein has product MTKQDKVNFATATLDRLYPTIPIPLDHKDPYTLLIAVLLSAQSTDVRVNKITPLLFSEADNPYDMVKLTVDEIREIIKPVGLSPMKSKGIHGLSKILIEKYKGEVPKDIELLEELPAVGHKTASVVVSQAFGIPAFPVDTHIHRLMYRWGFSNGKNVVQTEKDAKRLFPEETWNKLHLQIIWYGREYSPARGWDIEKDIITKTIGRKTVLNDYYKTKKSR; this is encoded by the coding sequence ATGACTAAACAAGACAAGGTAAATTTTGCGACCGCTACTTTGGATAGACTATATCCCACAATTCCAATTCCATTGGACCATAAGGACCCATATACATTGTTAATTGCAGTTTTGTTATCAGCGCAAAGTACAGATGTAAGAGTAAATAAAATTACTCCATTATTGTTTTCGGAAGCAGATAATCCTTATGATATGGTAAAACTCACGGTGGATGAAATCAGGGAAATCATAAAACCTGTCGGGCTTTCCCCTATGAAATCCAAAGGAATTCATGGATTGTCAAAAATATTGATTGAAAAATATAAGGGTGAAGTTCCCAAAGACATTGAATTATTGGAAGAATTACCGGCCGTTGGCCATAAAACTGCAAGTGTAGTTGTTTCACAGGCATTTGGTATTCCTGCCTTTCCAGTAGATACACATATCCATAGACTTATGTACCGATGGGGGTTTAGTAACGGAAAAAATGTTGTGCAAACGGAAAAAGATGCAAAACGATTATTCCCAGAAGAAACATGGAATAAGCTACACCTTCAAATAATTTGGTACGGTCGTGAATACTCTCCGGCTAGAGGTTGGGATATTGAAAAAGACATCATTACCAAAACAATTGGAAGAAAAACAGTGTTGAACGACTACTATAAAACAAAAAAGAGCCGCTAA
- a CDS encoding RNA polymerase sigma factor gives MELQIDDSILVKNYIAGEENALEVLINRHNQRISSFIYSKVMDRDVAEDIFQDTFIKVIKTLKKGRYSEEGKFLPWVMRIAHNLIIDHFRKNKRMPKFEGSDDFNIFSVIKDDKLNAEKQIIKNQIDSDLTLLIDELPEDQKEVLLMRIYKDMSFKEISENTGVSINTALGRMRYALINLRKIVERNNIVLTN, from the coding sequence ATGGAACTACAGATTGATGACTCGATATTAGTAAAAAACTACATTGCCGGAGAGGAAAACGCACTTGAAGTCCTCATTAACAGGCACAATCAAAGAATTTCTAGTTTTATTTATTCAAAAGTGATGGATAGAGATGTTGCAGAGGACATCTTCCAGGACACTTTTATTAAAGTAATCAAAACACTTAAGAAAGGTAGATATAGTGAAGAAGGTAAGTTTTTACCTTGGGTAATGAGAATAGCCCATAACCTTATTATCGACCATTTTCGTAAGAATAAGAGAATGCCCAAGTTTGAAGGGAGCGATGACTTTAATATCTTTTCCGTTATTAAGGACGATAAACTAAACGCTGAAAAGCAGATTATCAAAAATCAAATAGATAGTGACCTTACACTTTTAATTGATGAATTACCTGAAGACCAGAAGGAAGTTTTGTTAATGCGTATCTATAAGGATATGAGTTTTAAGGAGATATCTGAAAACACCGGGGTAAGCATAAACACTGCTCTAGGTAGAATGCGCTATGCCTTGATCAACCTTAGAAAGATTGTTGAACGCAATAATATCGTTTTAACGAATTAA
- the bcp gene encoding thioredoxin-dependent thiol peroxidase: MNTLKVGDKVPEFSSKDQDGNTISLNDYKGEKLVVFFYPRANTPTCTVEACNINDNYAKLQSEGYKILGVSEDTEKKQSNFSKKFGFQYPLLADVDHTVIDAFGVWGPKKFMGREFDGIHRMTFIIDENGVVEKVIDKVKAKEHTSQILN, encoded by the coding sequence ATGAATACCTTAAAAGTAGGGGATAAAGTACCTGAATTTTCTTCGAAAGACCAAGATGGAAATACAATAAGTCTTAATGATTATAAAGGAGAAAAATTGGTTGTTTTTTTCTACCCCCGAGCAAATACACCCACATGTACTGTTGAAGCCTGTAATATAAACGACAACTATGCAAAGTTGCAGAGTGAAGGGTACAAAATACTTGGCGTAAGCGAGGATACAGAAAAAAAACAATCAAACTTTAGCAAAAAATTTGGGTTTCAATATCCACTATTAGCTGATGTTGACCATACAGTAATTGATGCGTTTGGCGTTTGGGGTCCAAAAAAATTTATGGGCAGGGAATTTGACGGAATCCACAGAATGACCTTTATTATTGATGAAAATGGAGTTGTAGAAAAGGTAATTGACAAAGTGAAAGCAAAGGAGCACACTTCGCAAATTTTAAATTAG